AACTGAAGCTGTTCTAGAGGCTTGTGGTGGCAGGGAACCTGCAAGAAGTTCCCATAAAAAGGCCATCGGAGGTATTAAAAAAGTCTTGATTGTCACTAACAAAGGCCTTGAATATTGTTCCGTAGACAGGAACATTAGTTGTAACTTCTTTTCAGCTGTGGTTGTGGTTTCTACATCTATAAACTACACGTAGGATTGTTGTGACAGTGAATTGCATGCGGAGGAGGCTGTTCAGTCCCTTTTTTGTGGAGTTTCTGTCAGCGCCATCAAACGTTCAGCAAACAGTGCTAGTCATCATAGGTAGGAAGCTCGTCGACTTATAATCGGAAAGTGTTGATTTTAGCAAAAACTcaaatttacataaatacattcatttttaatccatCCATAAATTTTCTGCCTCTTATTTGGGTCCACGTCAtgctaattaattcattatatCAGTAGGAATTATTCACATGTAGTTTGGAAGTACTGACAAGTATGTGATATCAATGTCAGTAAATTCACGTacttaataaatatttctaGGTCATATCTTCTTCCTGGTTTTCTATTATTCTTTTAGCGGTATGATCATAAAGAAAAAGTATTAAATTGTATCCAATATGGTATTAAAAAGCTCTTAAGTTTAATTTGAACCCTGCAGAAACCTTGAATATTAATGTACGTccacctgtgtgttttatagGAACTGCTGAAGAATGAGACTTACAGAGAGCAAATCAAACTGAAGGccaaggaggtggaggagaaagatCTGGCCCTACAGATCAAGGAGTATGAGGAAGGTCTGGTGGCGACTCCTGCAAAGACTTTGGCCAAGGGCCATGCAGCCGCCACCAGCTTCGGCAAGGAGGAGATCAGCGAAGACCCCACCAGCACTGCAAACACATTCCAGCCTGGCTCCTGGATGCCCAATCccaaaaaataaacatccacGTACACTGAAAGTGCAGTACAACGTAATAAAATCCAATGGAAAAAGCCCGGCAATAAATACTATGTGAAACCGATATTCACTTTTAGTTGAGACTTTGAAATTTAATGTTAGGGGCACCTTTCAGTATAATGCAATCCAGGTCAACAAAAGGGGAAGTATTTATTTCAAGGCTGTTTTATTGGAGTGAATTACATTATACGatggtttctgtttttccagtcCCTCTGTGTGTATTGTAGATACACAAGACAATAACCATCACTCATCTTGAAGTTGACTATAAGAGActacaatgaaaacaaatggtTGTAGCTCCAGTAGTACATGAACTATAAATACACTGTATCGTGTTTAAGATATAttgtaagaaataaaaacagaccatTTCAAATACATcgataaatatgaaataacagACCTCAAGTATATATCAATTAAATGTCCCCTCAGACCTTTTTGACATCAGAAAGATGAAAAGTATGACTTGTTGAGGGAGCACCTGAAAAGGCATATTTATTCCTGTAGATGATATCACTATTAAAATTTAGATTGAACTCTAAAATCAGATATGTTGGTGCCATGAAACTGTAGTTACACGAAATACGATATCCATTTTTGTTGGAGGTGgtgtctgctgtttgtaaaacagaagacagaagaatgaataaatgaatgaatatgttgcattttattgatcTCGAGTGAGACGCTCTTTCACTTAAGGTCAGAGTGCATGTTGGTTAGAGAGTTGAAGGAAGTTCAGCAGGGTTAGAGCTTTGCTTAAAGAGTAGCATGAACTGGAATCCTGCAGCAATGAAATTTTAGGAGAAAGAAAATTGAAAAGAAATATGCAGCAATGGTGTCTGTATTAAGAATAGTCTGTATAACAGCTTCTATACAAGTTCAGGGGTACTTAAAATCACAGTACCTATAAAAAGGATCCATCCCACTGgacttttgaatgttttattttacagcaagTCACAGTGAATAATTTGTTTTTCGTACTAATAAATAGACCAAATTTAACACAAATCGAGATTTAAAAAATTGACGAGCATACACTATATAAAACACAAGATAGTTGTctgcataacaataaaaacctgGCCAAAACAGTCCCGGTTCACTCCCTTCATGTCAATATTTAATGGCACCTTTGGCAGCAAGTTGGTCTTTTACAGCCGTtgcatattttttgtttttatgtttgaccTTCCTGTACTGCGAGGGATATTCAGTGCCTTGGAAATGTTCTTTTATCCTTCTGGCCTTGTTTGACTCTTTTGTCTtcatactgtagtttattttacaaactgaCTAACCAGGAGTGGAACCTTGCAGACACAGGAGTGTTTAACCTGAATCCACTTGTCACACCgttattgttttctctttaacaTTAGACTCTGTGCATAAAAGGCTAATAAACACTGGTTCAGTGTTacaaaaccaaagaaaataaaaacatgaggggGAGGAGCAATTTTATGTGATCTGAATTTAAAgcatttacaatattttttttccaaaccaaTATTAACTCCACACAGAGGAAATTAGATTTTCTTATCAACCATGAAAACTTTATTGATTAGAAAGTAGTACTTTGGATATTTTGCAAGTGACTTGGAAAAAGTTCCAGTATGCTCATTACATCGTCAATTCGGCAGAACATGGATGCTAACAATGGAATGCAAGGTGTTGCAACAGCTGCACAATATTATCAGCGGATCTCTGTATAAAAGCATCATACAGATGACCACTGTGCTCTTGCTGACCAAAGTCCCACTGGGACGAGCCTCCTCCAGGCAATACTGTCCGTCTCAGCACTGTTAGGCCTGTGGGGCCAGTGTCCCTCCTCCTACCCCGGACATGAGGCGTAGTGGCCCTGTGCTGACAGTAGGGCTGGGACAAGGAAGGGcactgtgtcattttttttggaataaGGAGGGCTATGAGCGTGTGGTTTTTTCCCGCCCTCATTCTACCCTCACAGGCTCAGTCTTTCTTGGTCCTCTTGGCCTTGGCTATGTTTTCCTGGcgtttctgctttttcttctgttcCCTGTCACGTGCCTCAATCATCTTGGCTAGTTTCCAGGACAGCAGTGCGCTGGCAATGAAGAGAGGTGTGAGAGCCAGTATGACAGTGGTGAGGAAACCGTAGGGGTCCTTGGCAGCCCACTCCACCACATACTCTGCCCATGCCCGAACGTCAATCATCCTGTTCAGCAACGATGAGGATTAATTAAACCTGAGGAAGGGTTTACCGGGAGAAAAAGCAGTGAAAAGTTAGAGCAGTGCGATATatgtagaagaaaaaaacatttgcatacaaTAACCAAAGGACCTTTTGACAATAATATTAGGAGTGGGATACTTTAAATGTGCAATTTCATAACCAACCTGTTAATAACAGTCATGCAGTGAATTTTCTGGTAAACcaattcaaactgtttttatataaacaatgaGGCTAGTTTAATCAATAGAAAGTTCATCATCAACTATTTTGAATATCGACTCATTGTTTAACTCATTTATGAAAAGGATAAATACCTAATATTTCTGATTAAAGCTTCTCAAATCTGAGATCGCCTTTATGTTGTTATAAATGAAATTACATTTGGGATTTGGACTGCTGGTTGCACAAAAGAAGCAAGTTGGCAAAGTAACATGGGGCTCTAAAGCTTCCTGGCTAATTAACAAATGAGATACCTGACAAGTTACGGTACTTTTTCACATTCTTGTTCATACTATTCTCTCTTTCCTCGATACTTGTCTACCCATCTACTGTCCCATAAATGattcttaaaaagaaaaatccaataGAGCGATCCTGCTCATTGTTTTGTAGCATTACACACAATGACCTTAGACACCCAGAGATACTAAAGGAACAGCGTCATTTGTAATATCAGTATTACTGGAGTTACAGATATACATTTGCTACAGTATGGCAGAATCTCATCATACGCCATATCCATCAGGATTTCCTGTTTTGAGCATACCGCTTTATTCCAATTCAATGTTGTTGATGCTCATCACATTGGCTGCATGGTCAGAGGGAGTTATAAATAAGTGGTGAAATAGCAGTAGTAGCAGGTCATATGCTATTTAGTACTGTGGAGTCAAAGTCAAAGGATTTACTGTGCTGTATAGTGGCTatttcactcactcattcaaGAAGCCATGAAGCATCCTTGTCACAAAacatgtacaaaacatttaatatacGCAGAGCCATTATTCATTTGAGCTGGTGCCTCACAAGTATGTCATACCTCTTGGTGTAAGATCACCTGACCCAGTAGATCTCTCTGCACAATTCATCACAATATTGTCAAAATATAACCAACAACAAACGACAAATATCTACACGGCCAcaccccaaaaaacaaaacaaaaaaacaactagcCTTGTAATAAGCAGCTAGTTAATTACAGATTAactcactgaaaataaacagaaagttaCATCATGCAACTGCTTTTCACATCATAACCATAACTAGTATCACAAAGCTCCACGCTGGCCATGACGAATCAGATCATTAATATAGTTTAATCGAGCCATTTAATTAACATTATCGCTACTTGTTGAGCTGCTAATTAATAACCAGCGTCAAGTCACCGCTAACCGAGTGCAACCGAGCTAACTAGCATAGGCTAGCTGtgttcagagaaaaaaacaaaacaacgggAACCATTTACTGTGGCTAAAGCCCGaaacaaactaataaaacaacatGCACGTCGTCCGTCACTTGGATAAGAAGTGAATTTCTGAGATTTGGATGAgagattttacatttatatatatatactaacgTTAGCAACGCCAGCTAGCCCGCCCCTACATAACGGCCTTTAAGAGCTAAAGAGCGCAGCGCAACGATAATGAACATGACGGAAAGACGAAAATATCGTTTCATGTTGGTCAGTGGTGAGAAAAAAACGaactaaatacaaaataaacttaCCAAAGTGCAGTCAATTTGTATTAATATCCACGATAATAAGTAACAGCTCCTCCCTGTTCCGGGAAGTGTGACTGGTGTGGTCCCGACTTACCGCTGGCTCGTGATTGGATATGACGCATCCCTTAAaacatgggaaatgtagttcttTATAGCTGGAGCCGGAATTTATAAACTATCAAACTGCACTAAAAGCATTAAAATCAGCATAACACTCTCTCCTTTAGTTATTATGATTGCCTAACATGCTTGACTTCTTTCTTGTAAACAGAAAACCTAATATCAAGCAGTACTTAACGCAATGCTTTTGCTATAACGTTGAAGCCTACAATTTGTGTAGCCATACAGCGTTGTGGTAGTTGGAGGTCTATGCATAATTACTAAGATAATTTAATGCTCTCAGTGAGcccattatttttttatgttaatgttaaaaagcTTGACGGGAACAGATCACAGAAGAACCTCCAGTAATACTGGTAAACCATACAAAAGATGCAGAAGAGTGGGTGAAACTGAAGTAATAGATATATAGAgaatataatacatacataccaaCATACCAACCACAGTGTTTATTGCTCTTACATACACATATTTTAAGAATATGAACATGGTGTTATGAAAGTACCTAGGTACCTAGAATTTGTTTAATGGAGGTTTTATAAGATGAATTTCacttaaatcaaattaaatatcaTGTCATTGATGAATATGTTTGATTAATAAGataacagtttttttctgtagaTTTTGGGTAGCACTCTCTTATTTGTGGATATACAGGAACATATGATATGAAAATATTGGATACAGATTAACAACTTGAAAAAACATGGCATTGTCCACTTTGTTACTGGATATAGAATCAGATGACGTCTAAGCTGTTGCTGAAACTCCTGATCATTTGTGGAACTGCTCTGAAATAAGCTCACAATAAGGCAataattgtgttgtgttttctttttgttttttgtttttttctaaaaaagcAAAGACTTCGCTGGCCCTCTGAGAAAGATGACTAACATAACAAAGGAGGACCTGCTGGCTTTGTGAACTTCCTGTGGGGAAGTATTGAAACCAAATCAGGTTAGGCCACATCTGCTCTGTCCATACGGCATGGATCACTTTCAGAGCAGTTCAAAGGCCAGCCTTTTAGACCTACtcacagaggaaggagaggggcaGCTGagaacacatgcagacatattgcaaacacacataccgGTTTACCAGCATAGTTTTGGCCAGGTTTTATAGACAATTTAGAAAAATATCCCCATTCTGGTGGCTTTTTTGTTATATACTTAATTATTAGCTTCTGCTAGCTGTGTCTCCAGGCGGGGAGAACCCAGGGGGTGGGCATTGAAGCCGCACCCTAAACCCCTGATGACTGTTTTACTCCTACAGAAGTAGGCCCCCTTTTCATGACACAGCTATGGAACTAACATTATCaacagacagggaggaggacCATAAAATGACTGCACCACAATTTATAGTTTACCAGCTCCACTAGCGGTGTGTGTCATAATGGTTACAAGAAAAACCACTAGTCTGGCCAGACCTTGAGGAATTTTCACCATCCTTTgattccctttttttcttctttttttctgttgcaagTTGATAGACTCAACAACTGTAGTGATTAAGTCAGTTAAAGAGGGAACTCCAGAAAATCATTGTTCCACTTTCATAAAGTTTGGAAACTTAAGAGAAACTTAAAGAACTAATGATCCAAACTGACGTAGCAGTAGATTTATAGTTAAATATGGACAAAGCTCCATGGATCCTGGATTGTTTATGtcttttacataaataaaaaaaagccatgtcACTCAAACTCCAGTTTCACATCTTATAATTTAATTCAAGGTAACCCTTGATGACATCATCTGGGTTAAATCTGCAGAGCAAAGCTTTGTGTCACCGTAAATATTCTGtaagtgagtgtgagagagtttgCCTTTCGGTGTGTCTGTGATTAATTGTCTGTACAGGCTGCAGCACAGCAAGCAAATGCCAAACagctgaccaaaaaaaaaaaaaaaaaaaaaaaaaaaaaaaaaaaaaaaaaaaaaaaaaagactgattagTGACTGCAGAGGACAGGCATGTCCAGCTCTATATCTTTATGTTCACTCCTCCCACGCCCTTTACAGCTCAGAGTCCTTTGGACTAAAAGAATCGAAAACAAGCACCACGTTGTTATTGAAGATCCTAGAGCCCGGGGTGGTAGCACAGGctccaaaggaaaaaaaagtcagttttcttGCCCCCTTTTACCCCTGTGGGAAACTGCGAGACCGCCCCTGGATTAAGTCCCCGCCTTTAAACTCAAATAAGAAGGAAACTTCAAAGGCCGTCGGCCGCCGGGGCTCCGCCCTCGCGCTCCCGGACGGCTTCACAAAGGATTTGCCGACGTTCGGGAATTCCGCCTCCAGTTCCTTTTATAGCGCCACTCGTGCGCTGGCAGCGCTCCAGGATCCCGCCCATCCCGGTTACTTTGACAACACAAAGGACTTCACGGAACTCGCAAGCGCCGCCTACCTTTCCAAATAAGGGCAGTCTCTCCATGTACGGCAAACAATCGGTGCGAGATTGCCCTTTTCTCTTCCTTATCCCGTTTATATGATCGGAGAGGAACTGCGCTTCAGGTTGGAAGCGGTGCGATCATGGCCGAGCGAGTCCAGCAGCCCCCAGCCAAGCGGCTCTGCTGCAGGCCCGGCTACAACCCGGCGTGCAGGCAGGGGCAGCGGGCTGGAGGAGTTCTGTGTGGCGGTGCAGGGTCCGCTCCGGGAGGGTCGGGGAATGGAAAAACGCACAACCCCGAGTCGTTGCTCGACATCGCGGCGCGCAGAGTCGCGGAGAAGTGGCCGTTTCAGAGGGTGGAGGAGCGATTCGAGAGGATCCCGGAACCCGTCCAGCGGAGGATCGTATACTGGTCATTCCCGAGAAGCGAGAAGGAGATCTGTATGTATTCCTCTTTCAAcgctggaggagaggaaagtggAACTAGCGGGGACAATAATGACGAGACCCAGCTGCCTTTCCTACGGGGTGTCACTCTGCTGGAGGGTGGCTGGGTGGACAACGTATTGCAAGTCGGTGAGTGGACTATAACGTTACAATAACGCAGGAAAACAGCCTGTGATCAACAAAACATCTAACTCGCAGCGTTTGTCTTTTTCTATGGAACCGTGCCAGACTTTTAAAGGGCTTGTGCTTTCCTCCCTTTTGCCTTGTGTATTATAAACAATGCAGGGTATTTCCACACCAGTCTGCCATATAGCTGTGTGTGAGAATAGCCTATTTTCAGATAAGCCCGTAATAGTAGCCCACTTCTCCTTGTTTTTGCCCACTGAGCTGCGCGCATTGAATTGCCCAGAGCCATCCCAATTGGAAGCTTAGCACTTTGTTCCTATTTTTATGTCTTTCCAGCTCTCCATGCCCCCACCAATGGGTAACGCAGACAAAAGCCCCCTATATCTTTTCACCGCTGGCTAAATAGACGATATTTAGAAAGGGTGGGAGGGGACGGCGATTTAAAGCCACAGTGCTTCTATTTTGTTTGCCAAACACCTTTGTGAGACAGGCTGGAGCTTTTGCTGCTGCCTTTCCCAGTGTTCAGTTAAAGCCCAGGCTATATGCAGCTGGTAAAAAGGGAAAgatgcatttctctctctctctctctctctgctgcattaTTTGTGGTAAAGCTCGGAGTAAACAGAGGTGCTGTAAGGGCTCAGCAACCCCCCTTTGCCTGCTTACTTGCCTCCCTTTTGCCTGGCTGGTTGCCTTTGCCAGAGCCACAATATTTCACTGCAATCGTCAGTGCAATAGACTCAGCTGTCAATCCGACTCCCCACCCTTGGAAACGGTTCAGGATTCTAATCCCATTAACCCCCCCCACAGCCCCCCCCCAGTTCATCTGAATCTTAATGCATTCTGCAAACAAGATTTTATGCAtgatcttcttcctcctccctcaccctctctatctttctccCCTGCTCCCCttgctccctctccctctctctctctttcacttcttGGCTTACTATCCCTCCAAAGAATCTGTGTGGAGATGGCTTCAGCTCTTGTGGGCTCAGAGAATGTGCAGTGCACAATAGTAGCCATggagcaggcagacaggcaggcagctctccctccctctctggcCTGTTTACCAGATTCCCCAGCATTAGACTCATTTGTGTGCTCACTCTTTTGGGGCTTTAGGAAACTAAACACTCAGCACAAGGTAAAACAGTGCAAGGCGTCAGTGAggagatatgtgtgtgtgtgtgtgtgagtgctttgGAAAATAGTAAGAAATAGTGACAAAGAGGGTAACAgggtcatttttttcccttggCCATgcatatgtttttgtgtgtgtgaaagagagagcgTGTATGGAGTATGTGTGGGGGTTTGATAAACACAGAGGGGGGTTGTGCatgcatctgtgcatgtgtgtgtgtgtgtcttcgtCTGCACGGGCTGTCAGTCTCATCCTGCATGCTCATAGAGAGTGGAGGATGACAGGCGAGTACACAGCAGGAGGAGGGCATGTTATGCTGATTGCAATTTTCGccccagattttttttttttttttttttttttttaaagctggcATAGATAAAGCAAAGGAAgggaaaatgataaataaaagatgCAATCTACTCCAGGGGACAGGCAGCCACTGGAGGATGAGGGCTTAAAAGCAGGGCAGCATGGGAGGGGGCTGTCAGCCACATCACACACCACATGTATTGGCCcatcaaacacatacagtggGGTCtggcctggaaaaaaaaaaaagtgcagggTGGTTGTGAGGGTGTGTGCACACAGGCGTGCATTGCTTTGTGTGGCTTCttatgtgtgtgctgtcagtGGGATGGGACTCAGTGTTGATGATGAAAGACAGTAGAGCAATAGAATAGATGTGGAGGTTATTGTGtatggggggggtgggggggggggggggggggagctaATATACTTGAATGGATCTGCTGTCGCCGtattcctctcctccccctctcatctcctcctccacctccctctctcccaaGTGAGCAGCTATAAAACTCTCCATATTTACTCCCCTAAGGCCAACTACCAGCCCCCAGTCTCCTGtgattatttatctttttctcaAAGACATTAATCACaggctttttcctttttttctctctctctctcctccatctctttccatACATCAGTGCTGCAGAGAGAACGGATAGGGGGAATGGCGTTTAAGGGGAAGAGCAATAGATCGGGTGATATCAAGAAAAAGAGGGGAAGCCTAGAGGGAGAAAGTGGGTGGAAATGcaaaagaggaaagaggcaTTGAAATGGTGATTGCAAGAGAAGGGGATGTAAGAAAGTAAAGAATGAAGcacagagaagggaagagagTGAGATGGATGGGTTGTTCTTTCTCCCATGCGAGCTCATCTGTTCCAATGCCAGCCTTCCagataaatattcatatatgaATGCGAGCGTTATCTAGCAGTCCACTGCTCCTCCTGTTATAGCAGTGTTATAATAAGCCAGCTTCAGCCCTCTCCCGCTGTCAAATCAGTGATGAATTTGTCAGCCACTGACCAGGTAGTGGAACACATACCTAACCCTTACCTGCTCGTgttgtaataatacataaaaaactgcaaatgaataaaatgaaacatgcatGTTGCTTAGGAGAACGGTCCCATAACAACAGctgtctgtcaaaaaaaaattagatTGTCACAAGCTGATCACAGAAACATCAGTAAATCTCACCGATGTGCCAGTTTTTTTCTAAGACTGTCAATCAATGCCACAACTGAGCATCGTTTACCGGGTATACAAAATTTCCAGAGCTGCCTGTTCTGATCACAGCATCTGTTCTCCGGCCCCCTTGTGTAATTTAGACTCAGCAGCTCATCATGCTGAAAGGAAGGCTAGTATTATGGTGCCCCGTCCTCTAATTATAGAATTCTAATCCTATGGCTCTAACATGGCATGACAAAGCATGTTTGCACTTCATTACCCTCCTTCCTGTTTTAGCCTCAAGTCTGGGTCAAGTTCATCCCCTCGTCTCTCATTCATTTATGACATGCactgtcctgctcctcctcctcctccctctgacCCTTCATCCACTTATTTCTAACAACCCCCTTCCCCGTCTGCCCCCAAGGCTTTGTGCCaggaggtaaaaaaacaacataaccccccacctccaccaccaccgcgcacacaccaccaccaccacctcactCTTACTATCCTGTTACCGTAAGCCCCATGTCCCTATGGAGTGACATACTGATGCCTGGCATATGTCCCTCTCTGCAATGTCATTAGCGTAAGCTACATGCTAGAGCCTATTTATCCAGTTCTCCTTGTTAGGCAAATTTTTCACATGAAGCtacatgtcattttatcatgcTGCTGCCCCAAATCTGAGTGATGAGGTCGACACTTCGCCGAGGCTGTTTTAAATTCAAGTAGAATTAAAGTAGATACGCATATCCCGTAGCCTATTTTGGTGTATTTTCCATGGTGGTGTTGTAGGACTAGATAGCCTATAACATTTTGCTTTTCCGCTGCCTAAAATTATCACTGAATGTCCATGGCAGTCATGCCTGTTTGAGTGTGAATG
This genomic stretch from Larimichthys crocea isolate SSNF chromosome III, L_crocea_2.0, whole genome shotgun sequence harbors:
- the ndufaf2 gene encoding NADH dehydrogenase [ubiquinone] 1 alpha subcomplex assembly factor 2, which encodes MSRIASVLRRTFGIIRDHVGTDHLGNKYYIIPEQKTWTGRLVRAKRMVVAANPTEYEYIEGSIPIEWDAWIRGRRKEPPSVEELLKNETYREQIKLKAKEVEEKDLALQIKEYEEGLVATPAKTLAKGHAAATSFGKEEISEDPTSTANTFQPGSWMPNPKK
- the smim15 gene encoding small integral membrane protein 15; the encoded protein is MIDVRAWAEYVVEWAAKDPYGFLTTVILALTPLFIASALLSWKLAKMIEARDREQKKKQKRQENIAKAKRTKKD